In Herbinix luporum, a single window of DNA contains:
- the coaE gene encoding dephospho-CoA kinase (Dephospho-CoA kinase (CoaE) performs the final step in coenzyme A biosynthesis.) — MKVIGITGGIGSGKSLVADIMVKKHKAYYINTDKIAKEQMLPQGISYLGVVECFGKGILAEDGTIDRKKLSQIVFNDKDKLLKLNKLTHPNVLVEVKKVIEEKRASKIVPYCIIETALMIESRYDIICDEVWYVHSPAQTRRERLKNSRGYTDEKIDAIFSSQSKEEDFFKKFKKVIYNDGDIDKLEEQIEILLEK, encoded by the coding sequence ATGAAAGTAATAGGAATTACAGGAGGAATCGGAAGCGGAAAATCCTTAGTTGCTGATATTATGGTAAAAAAACATAAAGCATATTATATTAATACAGATAAAATTGCAAAAGAGCAGATGCTGCCCCAGGGTATTAGTTATCTTGGGGTAGTAGAATGCTTTGGCAAAGGGATTTTAGCAGAGGACGGTACTATTGACAGAAAGAAGCTTTCTCAAATTGTATTTAATGACAAGGATAAATTGCTTAAATTAAATAAACTGACTCATCCCAATGTATTAGTAGAAGTAAAGAAAGTAATTGAAGAAAAAAGAGCAAGTAAAATTGTTCCTTATTGTATTATAGAAACAGCTTTAATGATTGAATCACGTTATGATATAATATGCGATGAGGTATGGTATGTACATTCACCGGCACAGACAAGAAGAGAAAGACTAAAAAATAGCCGAGGATATACCGATGAAAAAATAGATGCAATCTTTAGTAGTCAAAGTAAAGAGGAAGACTTTTTTAAGAAATTTAAGAAAGTAATCTATAACGACGGTGATATAGACAAACTGGAGGAACAGATAGAGATATTATTGGAAAAATAA
- a CDS encoding peptidoglycan D,D-transpeptidase FtsI family protein yields the protein MKNIKKVKKVKKIQKQEQVPSNKKRGSRTILSIVYIFVGLFVLMMGYFSHFLLVKSKNVINSTYNLRHDVLSKRIIRGKILSADGLVLAETITDEEDNEKRTYPFNDMYVPIVGRVSLGRTGIEETENITLLTSDVDSATTMYNDLVGVKNPGNNIITTLDHKLTKAAYDALGDNKGAVVVIEPATGKILAMVSKPSYNPNTIEADWDMLTKDEDHESPLLNRATQGLYPPGSTFKVLTALAYMRENKDYENYTHNCKGKAEHDGMMIRCSGNSVHGKIDFKVAFAKSCNSSFASMGKELPINNFRNLCESFFFNSTLPARISSNPSVFKLKVGSSGVKEAMQTAIGQGKTLMTPFHNAMIAATVANGGVMMKPYAIDRVENADGRVIKGYIPEEVDKLMTAKEADYLKGLMRAVVTEGTAESLESLNVKAAGKTGTAQQEGKESHAWFIGFAPVGEPKIAISVLVENAGSGSKNAVPIAEKVFAAYFNK from the coding sequence ATGAAGAATATTAAAAAAGTTAAAAAGGTTAAAAAGATTCAGAAACAAGAGCAAGTGCCATCAAATAAAAAAAGAGGAAGTAGAACTATATTATCTATAGTCTATATCTTTGTAGGGCTTTTTGTCTTGATGATGGGTTATTTTTCGCACTTTTTATTGGTTAAGAGTAAGAATGTAATAAATAGTACTTATAATCTAAGACATGATGTCTTATCAAAAAGGATTATCCGTGGAAAGATTTTGTCCGCTGACGGCCTTGTATTGGCAGAAACAATAACAGATGAAGAGGACAATGAGAAGCGTACTTATCCTTTTAATGATATGTATGTTCCTATAGTAGGCAGAGTATCCCTTGGTAGAACAGGAATAGAAGAAACGGAGAATATCACTTTATTAACCTCAGATGTGGATAGTGCCACTACTATGTATAATGACCTTGTAGGGGTGAAAAATCCGGGGAATAATATTATTACAACTTTAGATCATAAACTTACAAAAGCAGCTTATGATGCCTTAGGAGATAATAAGGGGGCTGTTGTGGTTATAGAGCCTGCAACAGGTAAAATCTTAGCCATGGTATCTAAGCCTTCTTATAATCCTAACACTATAGAAGCTGACTGGGATATGCTAACAAAAGATGAAGACCATGAATCACCCTTACTTAATAGGGCCACCCAAGGACTATATCCCCCGGGCTCTACTTTTAAGGTACTTACTGCCCTTGCATATATGCGGGAAAATAAGGATTATGAAAATTATACCCACAATTGTAAAGGAAAAGCAGAACATGACGGTATGATGATACGTTGTAGCGGTAACAGTGTTCATGGAAAGATTGATTTTAAAGTTGCTTTTGCAAAATCCTGTAACAGCTCATTTGCTTCAATGGGCAAGGAACTTCCTATAAATAATTTTAGAAATTTGTGTGAGAGTTTTTTCTTTAATAGTACTCTACCTGCAAGAATAAGCAGTAATCCCAGTGTTTTTAAGTTAAAAGTGGGAAGTTCAGGAGTTAAGGAAGCTATGCAGACAGCCATAGGCCAGGGAAAAACCCTAATGACACCCTTTCATAATGCAATGATTGCGGCTACGGTAGCAAACGGAGGAGTTATGATGAAGCCCTATGCTATTGATAGGGTTGAAAATGCCGACGGCCGTGTTATTAAAGGATATATACCTGAAGAAGTAGATAAGCTTATGACTGCTAAGGAGGCGGATTATCTAAAAGGTCTTATGAGGGCAGTTGTAACAGAGGGAACTGCAGAAAGTTTAGAAAGTCTGAATGTTAAAGCGGCCGGAAAGACGGGAACAGCACAACAGGAGGGTAAGGAATCCCATGCTTGGTTTATAGGGTTTGCACCGGTAGGTGAACCTAAGATTGCCATAAGTGTTCTGGTAGAAAATGCCGGATCAGGCAGTAAGAATGCAGTTCCTATCGCAGAAAAGGTATTTGCTGCATACTTTAATAAGTGA
- a CDS encoding U32 family peptidase: protein MNRQIEILAPAGSYESMVAAMNAGCDAVYMGGSMFGARAYADNPDEDTLIKAIREAHLRNKKLYLTVNTLIKEEERLNLLYNYLEKYYLAGLDAVIVQDVGVMHFIHRHFPKLDIHASTQTTITMADGANLLKSMGVSRLVTARELSYMEIKHIRENTDLEIEIFVHGALCYCYSGQCLMSSMIGGRSGNRGRCAQPCRLPYQFFSEGGKISSDKEPYLLSPKDINTVAHIPDLIEAGVDSFKIEGRMKSPEYAAGVSSIYRKYVDLYLAEGKEKFNEYLMGDDYKKDMLNLMDLYNRGGFSQGYGKTYHGKSMMSMVRPNHSGVVVAEVVDIEKGSAKIKLLEDINAQDILEFRNIENIPVYEFTVKDKSYKDSILKIKVGSIPYKHYKNTNTKSNRDRRGSLDIKKGYLLYRTRNNMLLDSIRENYIKKNTKQDIIGHLKAKQGKSLQFSLTYNNITVTVYHNLVEAALKQPMTREKIRSSIDKLGPTLFNFKELIIEADSNIFIPVAWLNEIRREAIDMLEKAIISAYERTEKDLATSDTYEENQQKNTDDLKIRVGIHTEEQFKLAVKYPEISALYGDYESFSLQQLIKMSEVSSNKGKEFYILLPHICRLSTYEKLYKDINILMEHDTITGFIIKNFEEAALILNLYKNTRHKKKVMLNHNMYIFNKESKTFWNKLGINEFCAPIELNQKELKGLGLYDMELMVYGYLPVMVSTQCLYASTKGCNKCKPGIFRMDYLVDRIGKKFYVKTNCNSCYNIIYNGQCLSLLRQAEKIMELKPKGIRLDFTYEAPEEMERVISAYIDVFLYGKKAVVEFDNITGGHFKRGVQ, encoded by the coding sequence ATGAATAGACAGATAGAAATACTGGCTCCTGCCGGTTCATATGAAAGTATGGTAGCGGCAATGAATGCAGGCTGTGATGCAGTATATATGGGTGGAAGTATGTTTGGAGCAAGGGCATATGCCGATAATCCCGATGAGGATACTCTTATTAAAGCAATTAGGGAAGCCCATCTTAGGAATAAAAAACTATATTTGACAGTTAATACTTTAATAAAGGAAGAAGAGAGGCTTAATTTATTATATAATTATTTAGAAAAATATTATCTGGCAGGTCTAGACGCAGTTATTGTACAGGATGTTGGGGTAATGCATTTTATTCATCGGCATTTTCCCAAGCTTGACATCCATGCCAGTACTCAGACTACTATTACCATGGCAGATGGGGCCAATCTACTAAAAAGTATGGGAGTAAGTAGGTTGGTAACAGCCAGGGAACTGTCCTATATGGAGATAAAACATATTAGGGAAAATACGGATTTAGAAATTGAGATTTTTGTTCACGGTGCCCTTTGTTACTGTTATTCCGGACAATGTTTGATGAGTTCAATGATTGGGGGAAGAAGCGGTAATAGGGGCCGTTGTGCCCAGCCCTGTAGGCTGCCTTATCAATTTTTCTCTGAAGGAGGAAAGATTTCATCAGATAAAGAGCCCTATTTACTTAGTCCAAAGGATATTAACACTGTGGCTCATATACCAGATTTAATCGAAGCCGGTGTAGATTCTTTTAAAATTGAAGGGAGGATGAAAAGCCCTGAATATGCTGCAGGGGTTTCATCTATTTATAGGAAATATGTGGATTTATATCTGGCTGAAGGTAAAGAAAAATTCAATGAATACCTTATGGGGGATGATTACAAAAAAGACATGCTTAATCTTATGGATCTTTATAACCGGGGAGGTTTTTCACAAGGTTACGGTAAGACCTATCACGGTAAATCCATGATGTCTATGGTTAGACCAAATCATAGTGGTGTGGTGGTTGCTGAAGTTGTAGATATTGAGAAGGGCTCTGCTAAGATTAAGCTTTTAGAAGATATAAATGCTCAGGATATTCTTGAATTTAGAAATATTGAAAATATCCCTGTATATGAATTTACAGTAAAGGATAAAAGCTATAAGGATAGCATCCTAAAGATAAAAGTCGGCTCAATCCCTTATAAACATTATAAAAATACTAATACAAAGTCTAATAGGGACAGAAGAGGAAGTTTAGATATTAAGAAGGGATATTTGCTTTATCGTACAAGAAATAATATGCTCCTTGATAGTATTAGAGAAAATTATATTAAAAAGAATACAAAACAGGACATAATAGGACATTTAAAGGCAAAACAAGGAAAAAGCTTGCAGTTTTCCCTAACATATAATAATATAACAGTAACTGTTTATCATAATTTGGTGGAAGCTGCCCTAAAGCAGCCTATGACCCGGGAAAAAATAAGGTCATCAATTGATAAACTTGGGCCTACCTTGTTTAACTTTAAGGAACTTATTATAGAAGCAGACAGTAATATTTTTATTCCGGTGGCTTGGCTTAACGAAATCCGAAGAGAAGCAATTGATATGCTTGAGAAAGCTATAATAAGTGCTTATGAGAGAACAGAAAAAGATTTGGCTACATCTGATACTTATGAAGAAAATCAGCAAAAAAATACTGATGATTTAAAAATCAGAGTTGGAATCCATACCGAAGAGCAATTTAAACTGGCCGTTAAATATCCTGAAATATCTGCCCTTTACGGGGATTATGAAAGCTTTTCACTGCAGCAGCTTATAAAAATGTCAGAAGTTTCATCAAATAAGGGTAAGGAATTTTATATTCTTCTTCCTCATATTTGCAGACTTTCTACTTATGAGAAGTTATATAAGGATATAAATATCCTGATGGAGCATGATACAATAACCGGATTTATAATTAAGAACTTTGAAGAAGCGGCATTAATCTTAAATTTATATAAAAATACTAGACATAAGAAGAAAGTTATGTTAAATCATAATATGTATATATTTAACAAGGAAAGCAAAACATTCTGGAACAAATTAGGGATTAATGAATTTTGTGCACCCATAGAATTAAATCAGAAAGAGCTTAAGGGCTTAGGCTTGTATGATATGGAGCTTATGGTTTATGGATATCTGCCGGTTATGGTATCAACCCAGTGTCTTTATGCCAGTACAAAAGGTTGCAATAAATGTAAACCGGGGATATTTAGGATGGATTATCTAGTGGACAGAATCGGCAAAAAATTTTATGTTAAGACTAACTGCAACAGCTGTTACAATATTATTTATAATGGGCAGTGTCTTTCATTGCTTCGGCAGGCAGAAAAGATAATGGAATTAAAACCAAAAGGAATTAGGCTTGATTTTACCTATGAAGCCCCTGAAGAGATGGAAAGAGTAATATCTGCTTATATAGACGTTTTTTTATATGGTAAAAAAGCTGTAGTGGAGTTTGACAATATAACCGGTGGACATTTTAAGCGGGGCGTCCAATAA
- a CDS encoding FtsW/RodA/SpoVE family cell cycle protein has product MRLLVELTKYLMIILMGTYTFHAFRASIKKNKRHQDRIYRMMTILLFTFHFTGYFTIYVQYPSDTLFLLYGIQVIVFILALNFYHIFYPGISGLLLRNMLMLLSVGFIILSRLSFNNSVRHFIMSSVSLGICIFVPIFIQKFTRLRNYGWVYGAVGLVLLIITLLVGDEKYGAKSWLNLFDIVVIQPLEFVKLLFVFCIASLYDKEWNFKRVCMVTALAGATVLTLVLQKDLGGALIFFITYLFMLYGVTENSLYLLLGLGGGSAAAWIAYRLFYHVQVRVLAWKNPFNYIDKEGYQITQSLFAIGTGGWFGMGLYQGLPKSIPVVDSDFVFAAISEEFGGLFALCLILLYINCFIIMINISVKLDDNFYKLLSLGFSVMFGFQTFLCIGGVIKFIPSTGVTLPLISYGGSSIVSTIIMFAVIQGIYHAGNKSQLKKQSLAGGRYEEY; this is encoded by the coding sequence ATGCGTTTGTTAGTAGAATTAACAAAATATCTTATGATAATTCTTATGGGAACTTATACATTCCATGCATTCAGGGCTTCTATTAAAAAGAATAAAAGGCATCAGGATAGAATTTATAGAATGATGACTATCCTTCTTTTTACATTTCATTTTACAGGGTATTTTACCATATATGTTCAATATCCTAGCGATACGTTATTTTTGCTATATGGTATTCAGGTAATAGTATTTATATTGGCTCTGAATTTTTATCATATTTTTTATCCCGGAATTTCCGGGCTTCTTCTTAGGAATATGCTAATGCTTTTAAGTGTAGGATTTATTATACTTTCTAGGTTATCCTTTAATAATTCAGTCCGACATTTTATCATGAGCAGTGTTTCCTTAGGTATATGTATATTCGTTCCCATATTCATACAAAAATTCACTAGATTAAGGAATTACGGTTGGGTTTATGGAGCAGTTGGCCTTGTACTTTTAATAATAACCTTACTTGTAGGTGATGAAAAATACGGTGCCAAAAGCTGGTTAAATCTATTTGATATAGTGGTTATTCAGCCCTTGGAGTTTGTAAAGTTGCTTTTTGTCTTTTGTATAGCTTCTTTGTATGATAAAGAATGGAATTTTAAAAGGGTATGTATGGTAACGGCTTTGGCAGGAGCTACGGTATTAACCTTAGTTTTACAAAAGGATCTTGGGGGAGCCTTAATATTTTTTATAACATATCTTTTTATGCTTTATGGTGTAACAGAAAACTCTTTATACCTATTACTGGGTCTTGGTGGAGGAAGTGCGGCAGCATGGATTGCTTATCGTTTGTTCTACCATGTCCAGGTTAGGGTTTTAGCATGGAAAAATCCTTTTAATTATATTGATAAAGAGGGTTATCAAATAACCCAATCCCTTTTTGCCATAGGAACCGGAGGATGGTTTGGAATGGGATTATATCAAGGATTACCAAAATCAATACCTGTAGTTGACAGTGACTTTGTATTTGCAGCTATTTCAGAAGAATTTGGCGGTTTATTCGCTCTGTGTCTGATATTATTATATATTAACTGCTTTATAATAATGATTAATATATCAGTGAAACTAGATGATAACTTTTATAAATTATTATCCTTGGGCTTTTCCGTAATGTTTGGTTTTCAGACATTTTTATGTATAGGGGGAGTCATTAAGTTTATTCCTTCTACAGGAGTAACCCTACCCTTAATTAGCTACGGTGGAAGTTCCATTGTATCTACAATTATTATGTTTGCTGTAATTCAAGGGATATATCATGCCGGTAATAAATCCCAGCTAAAAAAGCAGAGTTTGGCAGGTGGGCGTTATGAAGAATATTAA
- a CDS encoding NUDIX hydrolase, with product MIEATSCGGVVIFRGKILLLYKNYKNKYEGWVLPKGTVEDGEEYKETAIREVREEAGTNASIIKYIGKSQYSFSTPHNTVLKDVHWYLMMSDSYYSKPQREEYFMDSGYYKFHEAYHLLKFANEKQILEQAYNEYIDLKKSNLWGSKKYF from the coding sequence ATGATAGAAGCAACGAGCTGTGGTGGTGTAGTTATATTCAGAGGGAAGATTCTATTACTGTATAAGAATTATAAGAACAAATATGAAGGGTGGGTGCTACCTAAAGGAACAGTAGAAGATGGAGAAGAGTATAAGGAAACGGCAATCCGGGAAGTAAGAGAGGAAGCGGGGACGAATGCTTCCATAATTAAATATATCGGAAAGAGCCAGTATTCCTTCAGCACACCACATAATACAGTATTAAAGGATGTTCATTGGTATCTAATGATGTCTGATAGCTATTACAGTAAACCACAACGTGAAGAATATTTTATGGACTCAGGGTATTACAAATTTCATGAGGCCTACCATCTTCTAAAATTTGCCAATGAAAAACAGATTTTAGAACAGGCCTACAATGAATACATTGATTTAAAAAAGAGTAATCTCTGGGGAAGTAAAAAGTATTTTTAA
- the zapA gene encoding cell division protein ZapA yields MNKFNDIEVIINNKRYTLSGYESEEYLQRVASYINNKHNEFKNKDAFKFLDSELKNILIQINIADDYYKEKEKLKELEEESNEKSNEIFNLKHELIAASTKLQSAEQEIESLKNELSEAQKKIIRLETELQDARRRR; encoded by the coding sequence ATGAATAAATTTAACGATATTGAGGTTATCATTAATAATAAAAGATATACGTTAAGTGGATATGAAAGCGAAGAATACCTTCAAAGAGTCGCTTCCTATATCAATAATAAGCATAATGAATTTAAGAATAAGGATGCTTTTAAATTTTTAGATTCTGAATTAAAAAATATTCTTATTCAAATTAATATTGCGGATGATTATTATAAAGAGAAAGAAAAGCTGAAAGAATTAGAAGAGGAAAGTAACGAAAAAAGTAACGAGATCTTCAACTTAAAACATGAACTTATAGCAGCTTCGACTAAGCTTCAATCTGCCGAGCAGGAAATTGAGAGCTTAAAAAATGAGCTAAGCGAAGCCCAGAAAAAGATTATCAGACTTGAAACAGAATTGCAAGATGCAAGGAGAAGAAGATAA
- the polA gene encoding DNA polymerase I: MDKKIVLIDGHSILNRAFYGLPDLTTSKGEHTNAILGFLNILYKILDEEKPGYLAVAFDTHHPTFRHEMFTEYKGTRKATPDELRQQVPVMKEVLKAMNVTVIEKPGFEADDVLGTLAKMAEKEGYQVSIVSGDRDLLQLASDNIKIRIPKTKRTGTEIEDYYAKDVIEKYKVTPKQFIDLKGLMGDSSDNIPGIPGVGEKTAGKLIAKYQSIENLYDHIDELSPGKTTTTIKENKELAYLSKELATICTDCDLEFNLEEAVLGDLYNEDVYKWFKNLEFKSLISRFGSMEIDQSLEIEKNFSVIENLSEADLVFANIKPMDNQPIGLYMIIDNNELLGVSLCFSEKKIYLIKKVGMITEDYLTNQVEKLAKNKFSFSVIGLKNQLKYLKVSEDDLVFDPAIAAYLLNPLTDTYHYDDIARDYLGITIPSVEDLLGKMKLKEAMEKMPKEFTAYACYSSYVAYKAAPRLKKQLDETGMLKLFEEIELPLIFTLYDMEVRGIRVNKEALKEYGDHLKVGIDSLEKQIYELVGETFNINSPKQLGVILFEKLKLPFAKKTKTGYSTAADILEKLRSEHPVISMILEYRQLTKLKSTYADGLAVFIQDDGRIHGKFHQTIAATGRISSTDPNLQNIPIRMELGRKIRKVFIPEEGYVFLDADYSQIELRVLAHLSGDEQLIKAYKEAKDIHRITASEVFHTPFDEVTPLQRSNAKAVNFGIIYGISSFGLGQDLNITRKEAERFIEKYFKTFPKIKNYLDRLVAEAKKEGYSTTLFGRRRPIPELASSNYMQRSFGERVAMNSPIQGTAADIIKIAMNRINKRLKDNNMRSRLILQVHDELLVEAHNEEVEEVKKIMVEEMQGAASLDVPLETEVNMGYNWYEAK, encoded by the coding sequence ATGGATAAAAAAATAGTTTTAATAGACGGACATAGTATTTTAAACAGGGCTTTTTATGGCCTTCCGGATTTGACAACTTCTAAGGGAGAACATACCAATGCCATATTAGGATTTTTAAATATCCTATATAAAATTTTAGATGAAGAAAAGCCGGGGTATTTAGCTGTAGCCTTTGACACCCATCACCCGACTTTTAGACATGAGATGTTTACGGAATATAAAGGGACCAGAAAAGCCACCCCCGATGAGCTAAGGCAGCAGGTGCCGGTTATGAAAGAAGTTTTAAAGGCTATGAATGTGACTGTAATAGAAAAACCGGGATTTGAAGCCGATGATGTACTTGGAACCTTGGCCAAGATGGCAGAAAAAGAAGGTTATCAAGTATCCATAGTATCCGGTGACAGGGATTTATTGCAGCTGGCCAGTGATAATATTAAAATCCGCATACCTAAAACCAAACGAACCGGTACGGAGATAGAGGATTATTATGCCAAAGATGTCATAGAAAAATATAAGGTTACACCTAAGCAATTTATAGATTTAAAGGGACTTATGGGTGATTCATCAGATAATATACCGGGTATACCCGGTGTCGGTGAAAAAACCGCAGGGAAACTAATTGCCAAGTATCAGTCCATAGAAAATCTTTATGACCATATTGATGAGTTATCTCCCGGTAAAACAACCACAACCATAAAAGAAAATAAGGAACTGGCATATCTGTCTAAAGAGCTGGCCACAATTTGTACCGATTGTGATTTAGAATTTAATTTAGAAGAGGCAGTTTTGGGTGACCTTTATAATGAGGATGTCTATAAATGGTTTAAAAACCTGGAGTTTAAAAGCCTTATTTCTAGATTTGGATCAATGGAGATAGACCAATCTTTAGAAATAGAGAAAAATTTCTCGGTAATTGAGAATCTAAGTGAGGCAGATTTGGTATTTGCAAATATTAAGCCTATGGATAATCAACCCATAGGGCTTTATATGATTATTGATAATAATGAGCTTCTGGGAGTTTCCTTATGCTTTAGTGAAAAGAAGATATATTTAATTAAAAAGGTCGGTATGATAACAGAAGATTATTTAACTAATCAGGTTGAAAAACTTGCAAAAAACAAGTTTTCATTTTCTGTTATTGGATTAAAAAATCAGCTTAAGTATTTGAAGGTAAGTGAAGATGATCTGGTGTTTGATCCGGCCATTGCTGCATATCTTCTTAATCCCTTGACTGATACTTATCACTATGATGATATTGCCAGGGATTATCTTGGAATTACTATTCCCTCTGTGGAAGATTTGCTTGGAAAGATGAAGTTAAAAGAGGCTATGGAGAAAATGCCTAAGGAATTTACCGCATATGCCTGCTACTCATCCTATGTTGCCTATAAGGCAGCACCAAGATTAAAAAAACAGCTTGATGAGACCGGTATGTTAAAATTATTTGAGGAAATTGAGCTGCCCTTGATATTTACCTTATATGATATGGAAGTAAGGGGTATTAGGGTTAATAAAGAAGCCTTAAAGGAATACGGAGATCATTTGAAGGTGGGAATTGATTCTTTGGAGAAGCAGATTTATGAACTGGTAGGTGAAACTTTTAATATTAACTCTCCAAAACAATTAGGGGTAATTTTATTTGAAAAACTTAAATTGCCCTTTGCTAAAAAGACTAAGACCGGCTATTCCACGGCAGCTGATATTCTGGAAAAACTAAGGAGTGAACATCCTGTAATCTCCATGATATTGGAATATCGTCAGCTAACCAAATTAAAATCCACCTATGCCGATGGCCTGGCTGTATTTATTCAAGATGACGGCCGGATTCACGGGAAGTTCCATCAGACTATAGCGGCAACGGGAAGAATAAGTAGCACAGATCCTAATCTGCAAAACATCCCCATTAGAATGGAACTGGGAAGAAAGATTAGAAAAGTATTTATCCCTGAGGAGGGTTATGTATTTTTAGATGCGGATTACTCTCAGATAGAGCTTCGGGTTCTTGCCCATCTATCCGGTGATGAACAGTTAATTAAAGCTTACAAAGAAGCTAAAGATATCCATAGGATTACAGCCTCCGAGGTCTTTCATACTCCTTTTGATGAGGTAACCCCTCTGCAGCGAAGCAATGCTAAGGCTGTAAACTTTGGAATTATATATGGTATCAGTTCTTTCGGACTGGGACAGGATTTAAATATTACCAGGAAGGAAGCAGAGCGTTTTATAGAAAAATATTTTAAAACCTTTCCTAAGATTAAGAATTATCTGGACAGGCTGGTGGCGGAGGCGAAAAAAGAAGGGTATTCCACAACACTTTTTGGACGTAGAAGGCCTATACCGGAGCTTGCTTCAAGTAATTATATGCAGCGATCCTTTGGGGAAAGGGTGGCCATGAATTCACCGATTCAGGGTACAGCCGCCGATATTATTAAGATTGCCATGAATCGTATCAATAAAAGATTAAAGGACAATAATATGCGCTCCCGTCTGATACTTCAGGTCCATGACGAGCTTTTGGTGGAGGCTCATAATGAAGAAGTAGAAGAAGTCAAAAAGATTATGGTGGAAGAAATGCAAGGAGCGGCAAGTCTTGATGTTCCCTTAGAAACTGAAGTGAATATGGGATATAATTGGTATGAAGCAAAATAA
- a CDS encoding anti-sigma factor family protein: protein MTCMKAQSLITGFINDELDIGELERFILHIQSCKECREELEVYYALLTAMKQLDEDKDLSDDYSEELNEKINRAQERIIHLRYNYYRKKSALIIIILLITVVFSMYYYLGVSEEENPVKESKFRLRITFMEERFDKPKDEIELYLKEQEDNTPRQ from the coding sequence ATGACCTGTATGAAAGCTCAAAGTTTAATCACAGGGTTTATTAATGATGAATTGGATATAGGTGAATTAGAAAGATTTATCCTGCATATACAGTCTTGTAAAGAATGTAGGGAAGAGCTAGAGGTCTATTATGCCTTACTTACGGCAATGAAACAGTTAGATGAAGACAAGGATTTGTCTGATGATTATAGTGAAGAGTTAAATGAAAAAATCAACCGAGCCCAGGAAAGAATTATACATTTAAGGTATAATTATTACCGTAAAAAAAGCGCATTAATAATAATAATTCTTTTAATAACTGTGGTTTTTAGTATGTATTATTATCTTGGTGTAAGTGAGGAAGAAAATCCGGTAAAAGAAAGTAAATTTCGGTTAAGGATTACCTTTATGGAAGAACGGTTTGACAAGCCGAAAGATGAAATTGAATTGTATCTTAAGGAGCAAGAAGATAATACACCTAGGCAGTAG